Genomic DNA from Candidatus Bathyarchaeota archaeon:
GGCAAATACGAGGTCTACTTACGAGACGTTGAACAGCGTTTTGTTGAAAACGGCTTAAACATGATTCGCAGCAGCTTGCAAAAATTCCTAAGTAAGGGCCAGATAACCGAGACTGAGTATAACGAGGTTTTGGCGCGGATACATCCAACCACTGACCTGAAAGAGGCCGTCTCAAAAGCTGACTTGATCATTGAGGCTATCCCGGAAATTTTAGAGTTAAAAAAGACCACTTTCCGTGAAGTTGATGCCATGGCACCCCCTCACGCGATAATCGCTTCTAACACTTCATCCATGAGCATAACGGAGCTTGCTTCAGCCACAAACCGTCCGGAAAAAGTTTGTGGGATGCACTTCTTCAATCCACCTCAACTTATGAAGCTTGTTGAGGTGGTAAGAGGCGCAAAAACTTCAGATGAAACTGTGCAAACGGTTCTAAACGTAGCCCATAGAATGCAGAAAGAAACAGTTCTAGTGAAAAAAGATTGTCCAGGATTCATCGTCAACCGCATACTTATACCAGCCTTAAATGAGGCCGTAGCCCTGTACTGGGAGGGTGTCGCCGACAGAGACGACATAGACAAAGCCGTAAAACTTGGATTGAATTGGCCCATGGGGCCTCTTATGCTGTTGGACTACGTAGGGGCTGACACAACCCTGGCCATAGCTGAAGTTCTACAGCGTGAGCTTGACCAAAGGTTTCAGCCGCATCCCGGGCTGAGACAAATGGTTAGAGCTAACCTTCTTGGAAGAAAAACCGGCAAGGGCTTTTACGATTGGACGCAAAAGTAGGGAGACAAAAACCGATGGAGTTTAAGCATATACTCTACGAGAAAAGCGAGGGCATAGCCACAATAACAATAAACAGGCCTGAAGCCCTTAATGCCCTTAACGCCGACGTTATAGACGAGATTCTTAAAGCCCTTAAAGACGCAGAAGCCGACGAAAACGTGAAGGTTATTGTGTTAACAGGTGCTGGCGAAAAGGCATTTTCAGCTGGAGCAGATATCAAAACCATGAGGGAGATGAATGCCTTGAAAGCCAGGGAACTATCCCAAATTGGCGGAAAGCTTTGCAGCACCATTGAAAATCTTGAAAAACCCGTTATAGCGGCTATAAATGGCTACGCATTAGGCGGAGGCCTAGAAGCGGCGATGGCATGCGACATCCGCATTGCTTCGGAAAACGCGAGAATGGGGCAGACTGAGATAAATATTGGGCTAATTCCCGGCTGGGGTGGGACTCAAAGACTCACCAGATTAATAGGCATGACCAAGGCTAAAGAGCTTATTTTTACAGGTAAAATGATTGACGCAAAAACAGCGGAGCAGCTTGGCCTTGTAAACATGACGGCACCTCCAGACAGGTTCAAGGAAGTTGTACGACAGTTTGCCCTGGAACTAGCCCAGAAAGCTCCAGTAGCTCTTAAAGTGGCGAAGGCCTTAGTGAATAAGGGATATGAAATGAGTCTCGACGCTGCAATAGCGCTGGAAAGGGAAGGCTTCAGCGTAGTCGCTTCAACAGAAGACTTCCAAGAGGGAGTTTCGGCCTTCGTCGAAAAGCGAAAGCCTCTGTTCAAAGGAAAGTGAAGCTTAAGGTCAAATACTCCTCTTTTCTACCGTTTTCTCCCATTTATATATAAAATGGCTTTTCACAAAAAAGTTCAAAGGTGTGGTATAAAGATTTTCTTTCAGCGTTTGAAGAAGTTTTAGCCTTGTTTTTCCGCGTCTTCCTTTATAGCCCTCAATAGGTTCTTGAAGATTTTCATGTCTGAAACATTCACTATTGGAATTTGAAGGCTCTTGTCTACCTCGTATATTTTCTCGTATTTTGGAAATTCTGCATAGCAGATTTGGCTTATTGGAAACTCACGGTTTTTCAATTCATGCTCGAAGGATTTCTCGTAAACCTCTAGGCATAGCAAGTAGCCGTTTATCCAGTAAAGCCTATTCGCGCCATATGTTGTGGCGCACCATGCAATGTCACCTATGTTACGTTTATCCAACCCTAATACTGTAACCTTCTTTGTTGAGGCGATTTCTACGTCCATGTGACGTTTCACCCTTTAAATGGCGTATTTAGCACCTCTTTAACCCTGCTGCTTATTTTTGGGCCAAGCCCATAAACTGTTTTTGGCCAATTGTCAACGTTTAAGAATGCGTTTAACGGTGTTTGGTAAGATTTAAGGATTGCTATGGCTTTTTCTCTTCCGATATTAGGTAAACTTGCCACGAAAAAGATTTGGGCATCCTCGAGGGTTTCGCATTTCTTGACGGGATGCACTGTTGGAACACGTTTTTCAACAATCTGCTCTTGTCGGGCAGCGATGCAGAGAAAATCCACAGTCTCCTTGTGAGAAGTAGTGTTCACTATGGCTATGCCATTTTTAGCTAGGTTGAATAAGGCGCCCCAAACGGCTTCCGGCTTTATTCTGCTGAATCTGTAGATTATGGGCATGTAACCCTCAAGGAGAATTAACGCTTTTGGGTAAACTTCTTTAAGCTTGAAAAGCTGTTCAAAAAGGTAGCGGTGTGTAAGCGTGTAAACAAAATCTTGAACCCTCTTGCGTTCAACAGCACAAACGTCGGATAGA
This window encodes:
- a CDS encoding 3-hydroxyacyl-CoA dehydrogenase family protein — protein: MEVKTIAVLGAGLMGHGIAQVAAQIGKYEVYLRDVEQRFVENGLNMIRSSLQKFLSKGQITETEYNEVLARIHPTTDLKEAVSKADLIIEAIPEILELKKTTFREVDAMAPPHAIIASNTSSMSITELASATNRPEKVCGMHFFNPPQLMKLVEVVRGAKTSDETVQTVLNVAHRMQKETVLVKKDCPGFIVNRILIPALNEAVALYWEGVADRDDIDKAVKLGLNWPMGPLMLLDYVGADTTLAIAEVLQRELDQRFQPHPGLRQMVRANLLGRKTGKGFYDWTQK
- a CDS encoding enoyl-CoA hydratase/isomerase family protein; its protein translation is MEFKHILYEKSEGIATITINRPEALNALNADVIDEILKALKDAEADENVKVIVLTGAGEKAFSAGADIKTMREMNALKARELSQIGGKLCSTIENLEKPVIAAINGYALGGGLEAAMACDIRIASENARMGQTEINIGLIPGWGGTQRLTRLIGMTKAKELIFTGKMIDAKTAEQLGLVNMTAPPDRFKEVVRQFALELAQKAPVALKVAKALVNKGYEMSLDAAIALEREGFSVVASTEDFQEGVSAFVEKRKPLFKGK